One Tolypothrix bouteillei VB521301 DNA window includes the following coding sequences:
- a CDS encoding ribulose bisphosphate carboxylase small subunit, which translates to MQTLPKERRYETLSYLPPLTDAQISRQVQYILEQGYIPAIEFNETSEPTVYYWTLWKLPLFGARSTQEVLNEVQSCRSQYSNCYIRVVGFDNIKQCQVLSFIVHKPSQSRY; encoded by the coding sequence ATGCAAACCTTACCAAAAGAGCGTCGTTACGAAACCCTTTCTTATCTGCCTCCCCTTACTGATGCTCAAATTAGCAGACAGGTTCAGTACATTCTCGAGCAGGGTTACATCCCCGCGATCGAGTTCAACGAAACATCTGAGCCAACTGTATATTATTGGACACTGTGGAAGTTACCTTTGTTTGGTGCTAGAAGCACTCAAGAAGTTCTGAACGAAGTGCAGTCTTGCCGTTCTCAGTACAGCAACTGCTATATCCGTGTTGTTGGTTTTGACAACATCAAGCAGTGCCAAGTTCTTAGCTTTATCGTTCACAAGCCCAGTCAGAGCAGATACTAA
- the rcbX gene encoding RuBisCO chaperone RbcX, protein MNIKQIAKDTAKTLQSYLTYQALRTVLAQLSETNPPLALWLQRFSADKIQDGEAYLRELFKEKPDLALRIMIVREHIAEEITEFLPEMVRTGIQQANMEHRRQHLERLTQISDSTPSPEQENG, encoded by the coding sequence ATGAACATCAAGCAAATTGCGAAAGACACAGCCAAGACGCTGCAAAGCTACCTGACTTATCAGGCGTTGAGGACGGTGTTAGCTCAACTTAGCGAAACAAATCCTCCCTTGGCACTTTGGTTACAACGCTTCTCAGCCGACAAAATTCAAGATGGAGAAGCATACCTTCGGGAGCTTTTCAAAGAAAAGCCAGACTTGGCCTTGCGAATCATGATTGTCAGAGAGCACATTGCAGAAGAAATAACTGAATTCTTACCGGAAATGGTTCGTACTGGCATTCAGCAAGCCAATATGGAACACCGTCGCCAGCATCTTGAACGGCTCACGCAAATCAGCGATTCAACTCCCAGCCCAGAGCAAGAGAATGGTTGA
- a CDS encoding form I ribulose bisphosphate carboxylase large subunit — protein sequence MSYAQTKTQSKSGYQAGVKDYRLTYYTPDYTPKDTDILAAFRVTPQPGVPFEEAGAAVAAESSTGTWTTVWTDLLTDLDRYKGRCYDIEPVRGEDNQFIAYIAYPLDLFEEGSVTNMFTSIVGNVFGFKALKALRLEDLRIPVAYLKTFQGPPHGIQVERDKLNKYGRPLLGCTIKPKLGLSAKNYGRAVYECLRGGLDFTKDDENINSAPFQRWRDRFLFVADAIAKSQAETGEIKGHYLNVTAPTCEEMLKRAEFAKELKMPIIMHDYLTAGFTANTTLARWCRDNGLLLHIHRAMHAVIDRQKNHGIHFRVLAKALRMSGGDHIHTGTVVGKLEGDRAITMGFVDLLRENYVEQDKSRGIYFTQDWASMPGVMAVASGGIHVWHMPALVEIFGDDSVLQFGGGTLGHPWGNAPGATANRVALEACIQARNEGRNLAREGNDVIREAAKWSPELAAACELWKEIKFEFEAVDTV from the coding sequence ATGTCTTACGCTCAAACGAAGACTCAGTCGAAATCAGGCTATCAAGCTGGGGTAAAAGATTACAGATTAACATATTACACCCCTGATTACACACCAAAAGATACAGACATTTTAGCGGCGTTCCGCGTAACACCCCAGCCTGGAGTTCCATTTGAAGAGGCAGGCGCTGCTGTTGCTGCTGAGTCTTCCACTGGTACCTGGACAACCGTGTGGACAGATTTGTTAACCGACCTGGATCGTTACAAAGGTCGTTGTTACGATATCGAACCAGTTCGCGGTGAAGACAATCAATTTATTGCCTACATTGCTTATCCTCTGGACTTGTTTGAAGAAGGTTCTGTAACCAATATGTTTACCTCGATTGTAGGTAACGTATTTGGTTTTAAAGCTCTCAAAGCACTTCGTCTAGAAGATTTACGGATCCCAGTTGCTTATCTGAAGACATTCCAAGGACCTCCTCACGGTATCCAGGTAGAGCGTGACAAACTGAACAAGTACGGTCGTCCTCTGTTGGGTTGTACCATTAAGCCCAAATTGGGTCTGTCTGCTAAGAACTACGGACGCGCTGTATATGAGTGCTTGCGCGGTGGTTTGGACTTTACAAAAGATGACGAAAACATTAACTCCGCACCATTCCAACGCTGGCGCGATCGCTTCTTGTTTGTAGCGGATGCTATTGCCAAGTCACAAGCAGAAACTGGTGAAATCAAAGGTCACTACCTCAACGTTACTGCTCCAACCTGCGAAGAAATGCTGAAGCGGGCTGAGTTTGCTAAAGAACTCAAGATGCCTATCATCATGCACGACTACCTAACAGCAGGTTTCACCGCCAACACCACATTGGCTCGCTGGTGTCGTGACAACGGTTTGTTGCTCCACATTCACCGCGCTATGCACGCGGTAATCGACCGTCAAAAGAACCACGGTATCCACTTCCGTGTTTTGGCTAAAGCACTGCGTATGTCTGGTGGTGACCACATCCATACCGGAACCGTAGTAGGTAAGTTAGAAGGCGATCGCGCAATCACAATGGGATTTGTTGACTTGTTGCGTGAAAACTACGTCGAGCAAGACAAGTCTCGCGGTATCTACTTTACCCAAGACTGGGCTTCCATGCCCGGAGTTATGGCAGTTGCTTCTGGTGGTATCCACGTATGGCACATGCCGGCGCTGGTAGAAATCTTTGGTGATGACTCCGTACTGCAGTTTGGTGGTGGAACCCTAGGACACCCATGGGGTAATGCACCTGGTGCTACTGCTAACCGTGTTGCTCTCGAAGCATGTATCCAAGCTCGTAACGAAGGTCGCAACTTGGCTCGCGAAGGTAACGACGTTATCCGCGAAGCAGCTAAGTGGTCTCCTGAATTGGCAGCTGCTTGCGAACTGTGGAAGGAAATTAAGTTCGAGTTTGAAGCAGTTGATACCGTCTGA
- a CDS encoding GNAT family N-acetyltransferase — translation MHIPQIETQRLLLRGFREDDLDAYAEMCNDPEVMRYIGTGKPLSRWESWRNMATMLGHWELRQYGMWAVEERQSGEMIGRLGCWKPEGWPGFEIGWTLRRHYWGRGFATEGATAAMDYAFNVLQQSHVISLIRPQNLASIRVAQKLGEKLEGTTEIFGSEAAIYGISREDW, via the coding sequence ATGCATATTCCTCAAATTGAAACTCAGCGTCTTCTCTTACGCGGATTTCGTGAAGACGATCTTGATGCTTATGCCGAAATGTGTAATGACCCAGAAGTTATGCGCTACATCGGTACTGGAAAACCTTTGTCTCGATGGGAGTCATGGCGCAACATGGCAACAATGCTCGGTCACTGGGAACTCCGTCAGTATGGAATGTGGGCTGTTGAAGAACGCCAAAGTGGTGAAATGATTGGTCGGCTTGGTTGCTGGAAACCAGAAGGTTGGCCGGGATTTGAGATTGGTTGGACATTGCGAAGGCATTACTGGGGACGTGGTTTTGCCACAGAAGGTGCAACAGCAGCTATGGATTATGCTTTCAACGTACTACAGCAATCTCATGTCATAAGTTTGATTCGTCCGCAAAACCTGGCATCTATAAGAGTGGCCCAAAAGTTAGGGGAAAAACTTGAAGGAACAACAGAAATCTTTGGAAGTGAAGCGGCGATCTACGGTATCAGTCGAGAAGATTGGTAA
- a CDS encoding ligand-binding sensor domain-containing protein, producing the protein MVFLCKRTRLFISSILLGFVALPNMTHVAVAIPATVRKTDSQNLLAQKILNVDPSELTPAYPPSAPPPRQDPLPDERQLQERLQDTDYRINALQQDITGNLWVGSWRGLSRIDPNTGKILTRVNLPNVTIGAIAQDKVGRLWVGTYEGLQRVDIRSGEITGQNLFLPSKRVLSLLVDKRGYLWTGTDTGLALVSPDQGLIMTTLKNLPGVSGNAMTLDAEGQLWVGTLDGVVRVNTANAYIMKRINNLPGTTVQALAISPEGLIWAGMPNNLLVINPKTGMVLRSVARLRGRNVTAVRFSKDGSVWVGTNNGLLRLNPYTGGLLDEIPGLPSSRVLSIAPDIGNKLWIGTSEGLAWLMPKMQKAQPHLAFTRAVK; encoded by the coding sequence GTGGTGTTTCTTTGCAAGCGTACTCGTTTATTTATCAGTTCTATCCTTTTAGGGTTTGTAGCATTGCCAAACATGACTCATGTAGCTGTGGCAATTCCAGCAACCGTCCGTAAAACCGATAGTCAAAATCTCTTAGCTCAAAAAATTCTGAACGTAGATCCATCTGAATTAACTCCCGCTTACCCACCTTCTGCACCACCACCAAGACAAGATCCATTACCAGATGAACGGCAACTGCAAGAACGTTTGCAGGATACCGATTATCGTATCAATGCTTTACAACAAGATATCACGGGTAACCTCTGGGTAGGTTCTTGGCGGGGATTGTCGCGCATTGACCCGAACACCGGAAAGATTTTAACTCGGGTAAATTTACCAAATGTCACAATTGGTGCGATCGCTCAAGATAAAGTCGGGCGTTTGTGGGTAGGAACCTATGAAGGTTTGCAGCGAGTTGACATTCGCAGTGGTGAAATTACAGGACAGAATTTATTTTTGCCTTCCAAGCGCGTGCTATCTTTATTAGTTGACAAGCGCGGCTACTTGTGGACTGGAACGGATACTGGTTTAGCTCTAGTCAGTCCCGATCAAGGCTTAATCATGACCACCTTAAAGAACCTACCTGGAGTTAGCGGCAATGCTATGACTTTAGATGCAGAAGGTCAACTTTGGGTCGGTACGCTTGATGGTGTGGTACGGGTCAATACTGCCAACGCTTACATCATGAAGCGGATTAATAATTTACCAGGCACAACAGTACAAGCTCTAGCTATTAGCCCGGAAGGATTGATTTGGGCTGGAATGCCAAACAATTTGTTAGTTATTAACCCAAAAACTGGTATGGTGTTGAGGTCTGTGGCACGCTTGCGCGGACGTAACGTGACTGCCGTGCGTTTTTCTAAAGATGGAAGTGTTTGGGTTGGCACCAATAACGGTTTGCTACGATTAAACCCATATACTGGAGGACTGTTAGATGAAATTCCCGGTCTTCCCTCTAGCCGCGTTCTCAGCATTGCTCCTGATATTGGCAATAAATTGTGGATTGGTACTAGTGAAGGTCTTGCGTGGTTAATGCCAAAAATGCAAAAGGCACAACCTCATCTTGCTTTTACTCGCGCTGTTAAGTAG